A single genomic interval of Daucus carota subsp. sativus chromosome 1, DH1 v3.0, whole genome shotgun sequence harbors:
- the LOC108206052 gene encoding phosphoenolpyruvate carboxylase kinase 2 gives MCEKLNREYEICEEIGRGRFGVVYRCFSASSGESFACKSIDKRLLVDSTDLECLQKEPKINHFLSGNNNNILQVHDIYEDENYLHLVFDICDSPNLFDRISNNQPLSEPQANRYFNDLMTAIAYCHRLGIAHRDVKPENVLFDSRDRLKLADFGSAEWFGCGSEMMSGIVGTPYYVAPEVLSGQDYDEKIDVWSCGVILYIMLSGVPPFYGDSPAEIFEKVLRGNLRFPSRNFRSVSSEAKDLLRKMLCKDPSRRLSADQVLRHPWVLNGGELLNHMD, from the exons ATGTGTGAAAAGCTCAACAGAGAATACGAAATTTGCGAAGAGATCGGCCGTGGACGATTCGGCGTCGTTTACCGCTGCTTCTCCGCCTCCTCCGGCGAATCATTCGCTTGCAAGTCCATCGATAAGCGCCTCCTCGTCGATTCCACCGACCTCGAGTGTCTCCAGAAAGAGCCTAAAATCAATCACTTCCTCTCCGGCAACAATAACAATATTCTTCAAGTTCACGACATCTACGAAGACGAGAATTATCTCCACCTCGTCTTCGATATCTGCGATTCGCCGAATTTGTTTGACCGGATCTCGAACAACCAGCCGCTCTCGGAGCCTCAGGCGAATAGGTATTTCAACGATTTGATGACGGCGATTGCGTATTGTCATCGATTAGGGATAGCGCACCGGGACGTGAAGCCGGAGAATGTGCTGTTTGATTCCCGAGACAGGCTGAAGCTCGCGGATTTTGGATCGGCGGAGTGGTTTGGGTGCGGGAGTGAGATGATGAGTGGAATTGTAGGCACGCCTTATTATGTGGCGCCGGAGGTTTTGTCGGGGCAGGATTATGACGAGAAGATTGATGTTTGGAGTTGCGGtgtaattttgtatataatgtTGTCCGGTGTGCCTCCGTTTTACGGCGACTCGCCTGCGGAGATTTTTGAGAAGGTGTTGCGGGGGAATTTGCGGTTTCCGAGCAGGAATTTCCGATCGGTGTCGTCGGAGGCTAAGGACCTGTTGAGGAAGATGCTGTGCAAGGATCCTTCGAGGAGACTCTCCGCTGATCAAGTTCTCC GACATCCGTGGGTGCTAAATGGAGGTGAATTACTGAATCATATGGACTAA